A stretch of the Festucalex cinctus isolate MCC-2025b chromosome 20, RoL_Fcin_1.0, whole genome shotgun sequence genome encodes the following:
- the LOC144009080 gene encoding crystallin J1A-like, producing the protein MALSVQDRAIGAIVGAAVADAAAQPMHWIYNPDRLGEILADLEPTPEFRADSANPFYRRKTGEQTCYGDQAYVLLESLSQCGGVNVEDLTQRIYNFFGPGTVYDLPLNDPYRKKGGPKAVLPIDGPWRNGSLKAFFRNVDAGKKEIGCDKDCQMDGVTKLAPVVALYAGQPEMLEKVEKVIRVTQNNDMCVAVTLAAARFLEHFILNGPSSKALEVVLAQLNDPQRQNPQELDNAVIAHIHQVKNNLAKTSQQLIPALFTNTUALPGAFQGALHGVLTSSKLDEAVRDTMRCGGCTASRASFIGACFGAQTGLQGIPESWRKRTFRCPRLLELVENMLQKSA; encoded by the exons ATGGCCTTGAGTGTGCAAGATAGAGCCATTGGGGCCATTGTAGGGGCAGCAGTAGCAGATGCAGCAG CCCAGCCCATGCACTGGATTTACAATCCAGACAGACTCGGAGAAATTCTCGCTGACCTGGAACCCACACCAGAGTTTCGTGCCGACTCTGCAAATCCTTTCTACCGCAGGAAGACGGGCGAGCAGACGTGCTATGGCGACCAAGCTTACGTCCTGTTGGAATCGTTGAGTCAGTGTGGAG GTGTCAATGTGGAGGATTTGACTCAACGTATCTACAACTTCTTTGGCCCGGGGACAGTGTACGATCTGCCACTCAATGACCCCTACCGCAAGAAAGGAG GCCCCAAAGCCGTCCTTCCAATTGATGGTCCTTGGCGGAATGGGAGTCTGAAAGCATTCTTCAGAAACGTGGATGCTGGCAAAAAAGAAAttg GCTGTGACAAAGACTGTCAGATGGACGGCGTCACCAAGCTAGCTCCAGTGGTGGCCTTGTATGCCGGCCAACCTGAAATGCTGGAGAAAGTGGAGAAAGTGATCAGGGTGACCCAAAATAATGACATGTGTGTGGCCGTGACATTGGCTGCAGCTAG GTTTTTGGAACATTTTATTCTGAATGGTCCAAGTTCCAAAGCTCTGGAAGTAGTTTTGGCTCAGTTGAATGACCCACAAAGACAGAACCCACAAGAGCTTGATAATGCAGTTATTG CGCATATCCACCAGGTGAAGAACAACCTAGCCAAGACATCCCAGCAGCTCATACCCGCTCTCTTCACAAACACATGAG CTTTGCCTGGTGCATTCCAAGGAGCACTACATGGAGTCCTCACGTCTAGCAAATTGGATGAAGCTGTCAGGGACACCATGCGCTGCGGGGGATGCACCGCCAGCCGAGCCTCCTTCATCGGAGCCTGCTTTGGGGCACAG